CCGAAGCGCTCGTAATATTCCGGATCGCCCACGAGCAGCACCGCGCCGTGTCCACGGTCGCGTGCCTCGGTGATCGCCGCACGCATCAGCGCGCCGCCGATGCCCTTGCCCTCATGCTCGCAATCGACAGCGAGCGGGCCGAGCAGCAAGGCCGGCACGGCATTGCCGTCGGCATCCACGCCCGCCTCGACATTCCAGAGGCGCACGGTGCCGATGACATGGCCGTCGGCATCATGGGCCACGAGCGCGAGGCCTTCCGCCGGCAGGCGGTTGCGGCGCAGCTTTTCCGAGGACTTGCGGAAGCGGGCCTCGCCCATGACGCGGTCGAGCAAACGCTCGCGCGCGACGATATCGCCGGCGTTTTCCTGGTCGATGGTGAAGGCGGCATGCGCGAAGAACGCGCGGACAGAATCAAGAACAGTGGCCATCTTGGCCTCCCGAACTCAAAACCGATTCAAACGGTATCGAAAACTGATTGTGAAGCTGGCGCTCCCGCAGGGACGGGAGCGCCCGGTCGTCAGATGACGTAGGCCTTGAGCGGCTCGAAGCCGTTGAAGGCGACGGCCGAGTAGGTCGTCGTATAGGCACCGGTGCCTTCGATCAGAACCTCGTCGCCGATCGAAAGGGTGACCGGCAGCGGGTACATGTTCTTCTCGTACATCACGTCGGCCGAATCGCAGGTCGGGCCGGCGAGCACGCAGGACTCCATTTCGTCCTGGTCGCGCTCGGTGCGGATCGGGTAGCGGATCGCCTCGTCCATGGTTTCGGCAAGGCCGCCGAACTTGCCGATGTCGAGGAAGACCCAGCGGTGGTTGTCGTTGTCCGACTTCTTCGAGACGAGGACGACTTCCGCCTTGATCACACCGGCATTGCCGACCATGCCGCGGCCCGGCTCGATGATGGTTTCCGGGATCTGGTTGCCGAAGTGCTTCTTCAGCGCCCCGAAGATCGCCTTGCCATAGGCTTCGGCCGAGGGCACGTCGCGCAGGTACTTCGTCGGGAAGCCGCCGCCCATGTTGACCATCTTCAGCTCGATGCCCTGCTTGGCAAGCTGCACGAAGACGCGCTTGGCATCGGCGAGGGCCGAATCCCAGGCGTCGAGCTTCGTCATCTGCGAGCCGACATGGAACGAGACGCCGTAGGACGTCAGGCCGAGCTGATGCGCGTAGACGAGCACGTCGACGGCCATCTGCGGCACGCAGCCGAACTTGCGCGACAGCGGCCATTCGGCGCCTTCGCCATCCGTCAGGACGCGGCA
This DNA window, taken from Shinella zoogloeoides, encodes the following:
- the odc2 gene encoding ornithine/lysine decarboxylase, translated to MASARIIDFLNTRRPDGPCLVVDLDVVRDNFKAFRHALPDSAIYYAVKANPAPEILRLLASMGSNFDCASVAEIEMALDAGATASRISFGNTIKKERDVAKAHALGVSLFAVDSHEEVEKISRAAPGARVFCRVLTDGEGAEWPLSRKFGCVPQMAVDVLVYAHQLGLTSYGVSFHVGSQMTKLDAWDSALADAKRVFVQLAKQGIELKMVNMGGGFPTKYLRDVPSAEAYGKAIFGALKKHFGNQIPETIIEPGRGMVGNAGVIKAEVVLVSKKSDNDNHRWVFLDIGKFGGLAETMDEAIRYPIRTERDQDEMESCVLAGPTCDSADVMYEKNMYPLPVTLSIGDEVLIEGTGAYTTTYSAVAFNGFEPLKAYVI
- a CDS encoding GNAT family N-acetyltransferase, which encodes MATVLDSVRAFFAHAAFTIDQENAGDIVARERLLDRVMGEARFRKSSEKLRRNRLPAEGLALVAHDADGHVIGTVRLWNVEAGVDADGNAVPALLLGPLAVDCEHEGKGIGGALMRAAITEARDRGHGAVLLVGDPEYYERFGFFADKARHFVMPGPFERRRFLALELKEGWLDGAAGMLVASGRRFSAERRKAA